The nucleotide sequence AACGATGATGGAAAAGTTCCCTCTATAAAGTCATAATAAAGTTCAATTTAGAATTGATATAAATAGATTTAATTTATTGGTCATTGTAAATTTCCTACTAAAATCTTAAATGTTGTGCTATATTATAGGTATTAAGTCTTTTTTTTAGATATAAAAGTATACTGGGAGGAAACATGAATTACATAACTTTAAAAAACAATAAAAAATTAGCCTATATCTCCGAGGGGAAAGGAGAAGTATTAGTTTTTATCCACTCATTTTTATGGGATAAGGAGATGTGGAGACCTCAAATAGATTTTTTCAAAGAAAATTTTAGATGTATCTCCATTGATTTACTGGGCCACGGAGATTCTTCTAACCTCTGTAAAAATAAAGAAAACTACTCTTTGAAAGAGATTTCTGATGACATTTTAGAAGTTTTAAACAGCTTGGATATAAAAAAATACCACTACATAGGACTGTCTGTAGGAGGAATGTTAGCCCCTTATATTGCAGAAGATATTAGAGCTTCCAGCATGGTTATAATGGATTCATATGTAGGAGCTGAACCTTCAGAGACCCAAGAAACATATTTTCAACTATTAAATAATATAAAAAACTTACAATATATCCCTGAACCTATGGCAGAATTAATATCTCCTATGTTTTTTTCTCCTAAAACAACGCAGGAAAAAACTGAATTATATTTAAATTTTCATAATCATCTATTGAATCTACCGAAAGAAAATATCGATACCATTGTAGCTACTGGATTTGGAATATTTGGGAGAGAAGACACTCTTAACAGGTTAGAAGAAATAAATATTCCAACATTATATTTAGCCGGAGAAGTTGATATCCCTAGACCAATAAAGGAATCTGAAGAGATGAGGAATCTTACAAAAAACTCAAACTTTAAAGTGATTGAAGGTGCAGGACATATTTCAAATTTAGAAAATCCAAACAGTGTAAACTCAATAATTCAAGAATTTTTGAATAAAATCAAATAAAATATAGATTTTTTGAGAGATATAAAGGAAACCCTATAAAAAATAAGTATATTAGTTTAGAAGTATTTTTTATTTGCTGATTTAAAAAATGTTTAAGCTGTAGTGAGAATAGAAAAAGAATAATAAACTTAGACTCAGCTTTTAATTTCAATAGAAAAATGGAG is from Psychrilyobacter atlanticus DSM 19335 and encodes:
- a CDS encoding alpha/beta fold hydrolase, with translation MNYITLKNNKKLAYISEGKGEVLVFIHSFLWDKEMWRPQIDFFKENFRCISIDLLGHGDSSNLCKNKENYSLKEISDDILEVLNSLDIKKYHYIGLSVGGMLAPYIAEDIRASSMVIMDSYVGAEPSETQETYFQLLNNIKNLQYIPEPMAELISPMFFSPKTTQEKTELYLNFHNHLLNLPKENIDTIVATGFGIFGREDTLNRLEEINIPTLYLAGEVDIPRPIKESEEMRNLTKNSNFKVIEGAGHISNLENPNSVNSIIQEFLNKIK